The Dreissena polymorpha isolate Duluth1 chromosome 10, UMN_Dpol_1.0, whole genome shotgun sequence genome includes a region encoding these proteins:
- the LOC127847680 gene encoding uncharacterized protein LOC127847680 isoform X2 codes for MRTCFSKLKLKVDKIMASSWYSKVVKLFTLSDKQLVQLSLGISAAGAMMVMGMYGYQKYHNKNTEYTLESMRMLQGYPNLNDVLGVPVKLRGFQASNSFHRRTDKQIRIYLPVQGAVKAASVYSWCSLHDNTDTGKQQWRVDRLDLQTDVEGSLQQWTIFQHPECREDPDLVFQRAELSEKQEMNSIISSTPVLDSSSKSAFDEPKLNPKS; via the exons ATGCGCACCTGTTTTTCcaaattgaaactgaaagtagacaaaatcatggcatcatcatGGTATTCAAAGGTCGTTAAGTTATTTACACTAAGTGACAAACAGCTTGTTCAACTTTCCTTGGGAATATCTGCTGCTGGAGCAATGATGGTCATGGGGATGTATGGATATCAGAAAT ATCATAACAAAAATACAGAGTACACTCTGGAGTCGATGCGCATGCTGCAAGGTTACCCTAACCTGAACGACGTTCTAGGCGTTCCAGTGAAATTGAGAGGCTTTCAAGCTAGTAACTCCTTCCACAGGCGCACAGACAAACAAATCAGG ATCTATCTGCCAGTGCAAG GTGCGGTGAAGGCAGCCTCGGTCTACAGTTGGTGTTCCCTGCACGACAACACGGATACTGGCAAACAACA ATGGCGGGTGGACCGACTCGATCTGCAGACCGATGTGGAAGGTAGCCTTCAACAGTGGACTATATTCCAGCACCCCGAATGCAGGGAAGACCCAGACTTGGTGTTCCAGAGAGCTGAACTCAGTGAAAAGCAGGAAATGAACTCGATTATTTCATCAACCCCAGTACTTGACTCGAGTTCGAAATCAGCATTTGACGAACCAAAGTTGAACCCAAAAAGTTGA
- the LOC127847680 gene encoding uncharacterized protein LOC127847680 isoform X1 produces MASSWYSKVVKLFTLSDKQLVQLSLGISAAGAMMVMGMYGYQKYHNKNTEYTLESMRMLQGYPNLNDVLGVPVKLRGFQASNSFHRRTDKQIRIYLPVQGAVKAASVYSWCSLHDNTDTGKQQWRVDRLDLQTDVEGSLQQWTIFQHPECREDPDLVFQRAELSEKQEMNSIISSTPVLDSSSKSAFDEPKLNPKS; encoded by the exons atggcatcatcatGGTATTCAAAGGTCGTTAAGTTATTTACACTAAGTGACAAACAGCTTGTTCAACTTTCCTTGGGAATATCTGCTGCTGGAGCAATGATGGTCATGGGGATGTATGGATATCAGAAAT ATCATAACAAAAATACAGAGTACACTCTGGAGTCGATGCGCATGCTGCAAGGTTACCCTAACCTGAACGACGTTCTAGGCGTTCCAGTGAAATTGAGAGGCTTTCAAGCTAGTAACTCCTTCCACAGGCGCACAGACAAACAAATCAGG ATCTATCTACCAGTGCAAGGTGCGGTGAAGGCAGCCTCGGTCTACAGTTGGTGTTCCCTGCACGACAACACGGATACTGGCAAACAACA ATGGCGGGTGGACCGACTCGATCTGCAGACCGATGTGGAAGGTAGCCTTCAACAGTGGACTATATTCCAGCACCCCGAATGCAGGGAAGACCCAGACTTGGTGTTCCAGAGAGCTGAACTCAGTGAAAAGCAGGAAATGAACTCGATTATTTCATCAACCCCAGTACTTGACTCGAGTTCGAAATCAGCATTTGACGAACCAAAGTTGAACCCAAAAAGTTGA